One region of Oryza glaberrima chromosome 7, OglaRS2, whole genome shotgun sequence genomic DNA includes:
- the LOC127778888 gene encoding uncharacterized protein LOC127778888 produces the protein MRRLSLGNREASNCSDQAVSGATLPRCSTRSSCSQQPNHSPNLDEEILEEEETSEEIWFRGPTRVPPQPTREEDKPVLTPVGDRQWRANDYGGNIRVPNSILTLLLKQWFPGIVTLKGKEEPAWSWKHYRIAPDTPRSNQIRLPSCLHRVEEDFWLYFRWAEGKEQEARKVVHNCVKGLVDRLFYETRILAVLNYQRKILKVNTSREIACRTYLTESEYLKVEPWWFLNSENAWRELIRLRWCNPKWQAVSRAHRIRREKMKGPSHRQGSANLSRYQKNLEKKKKRPVAPLEAYTEGRRENREDGQFSCDPRVAEKLEAYAAAYVQLHGPENDWRTSPIDPVAVHMAGGGKKHGRFMIGDGLIDSSAVFGDNSRDDQRPRRRLRTDHDNTNQVEDLLRQLQEEREAREREREEREREKERERQEKEQEKEREREERAREKEQERKEREEERKERELEKIASQQKSAFFEAALRVIQSKLNIDLSASGTPPLPVMLTHLASSGPVASNGNSGPNHVGVGAASGAIVNF, from the exons ATGCGGCGCTTGAGCTTAGGCAATAGGGAGGCTTCCAATTGTTCAGATCAGGCAGTGAGTGGTGCTACCTTGCCCAGATGCAGTACAAGGTCCTCATGTTCCCAACAACCTAATCATTCTCCTAATTTGGATGAGGAGAttttggaggaggaagaaacatCTGAGGAAATCTGGTTTCGTGGTCCTACACGTGTGCCACCACAACCTACCCGAGAGGAGGACAAACCTGTGCTGACTCCAGTAGGAGACAG GCAATGGCGAGCAAATGATTATGGAGGCAACATTAGGGTCCCCAATAGCATCCTGACATTACTTCTTAAACAATGGTTCCCTGGCATTGTCACATTGAAGGGTAAAGAGGAGCCAGCATGGAGTTGGAAACATTACAGGATAGCGCCGGATACTCCAAGAAGCAATCAAATACGGCTGCCAAGCTGTCTCCATCGTGTTGAGGAAGACTTCTGG CTTTACTTCAGGTGGGCAGAGGGAAAAGAACAAGAAGCTAGAAAGGTTGTCCACAATTGTGTCAAGGGCCTTGTTGATCGCTTGTTTTATGAAACTCGCATCCTAGCTGTGCTTAATTACCAAAGGAAAATCCTGAAGGTGAACACTTCCAGAGAAATCGCATGCAGAACTTATCTTACAGAGAGCGAGTACCTAAAG GTAGAACCATGGTGGTTCCTGAATTCAGAAAATGCATGGCGGGAGTTGATACGATTGCGGTGGTGTAATCCAAAATGGCAGGCTGTCTCACGTGCTCATAGGATACGGAGGGAGAAAATGAAAGGGCCATCTCACCGCCAAGGCAGTGCTAACTTGAGCCGTTACCAAAAAAATTTG gagaagaagaaaaagcgGCCAGTTGCTCCACTAGAGGCCTACACAGAAGGAAGGAGGGAAAATCGAGAGGATGGACAATTCAGCTGTGACCCGCGTGTAGCTGAGAAGCTT GAGGCCTATGCTGCAGCTTATGTTCAGTTGCATGGGCCAGAAAATGATTGGCGCACTTCTCCCATTGATCCTGTCGCTGTGCACATGGCTGGTGGTGGAAAGAAACATGGCCGTTTCATGATTGGTGATGGACTCATTGACTCATCAGCAGTGTTTGGTGACAATTCGCGTGATGATCAACGCCCTCGCAGAAGATTGAGGACAGATCATGACAACACAAACCAGGTTGAAGACCTTCTGCGGCAACTACAAGAGGAGCGCGAGGCAAGGGAGCGAGAGCGTgaagagagggagcgtgagaaggagagggagcggcAGGAGAAGGAGCAGGAGAAGGAGCGTGAGCGTGAAGAGAGGGCGCGAGAGAAGGAGCAGGAGCgtaaggagagggaggaagagcgCAAGGAGAGGGAGTTGGAAAAGATAGCCTCTCAACAGAAATCAGCATTCTTTGAAGCTGCTTTAAGG GTGATACAAAGTAAGCTGAACATAGACTTGTCAGCTTCAGGCACACCTCCCTTACCTGTCATGTTGACTCACCTA GCTTCGTCTGGACCTGTGGCTTCGAATGGAAACTCAGGCCCCAACCATGTTGGGGTTGGTGCTGCATCTGGTGCAATTGTCAACTTTTAG